A genome region from Stegostoma tigrinum isolate sSteTig4 chromosome 37, sSteTig4.hap1, whole genome shotgun sequence includes the following:
- the LOC125467491 gene encoding uncharacterized protein LOC125467491 isoform X1 produces MENLNLLAQRCSEQTVFEPRSIPAWRFPGHSWPCLVLVEVMISLLLDVSKSLTKVDNLEMRAKQLIPVDHLPTIFESHDEVCHDTLCTKDAGLNSGCHPPQTQDDYLKSICQLAQPTFLFGMSSKTQNSSYVNTLLSTPKQTISHRHNANPPSPVSLPRSSRKGNRLCILAGAFSADSITTAVSSSETLGRSSDQFSWPFRRSLNRRSNQQFPQQHFLALYGQEAKCSRKTHWLSLDHVIMEESCLHGKQPSCDDGKALSTGCSANITQGKLASSELFAYPW; encoded by the exons GTTTCCTGGACACAGCTGGCCATGCTTGGTGCTTGTAGAAGTTATGATTTCCTTGCTCCTCGATGTGTCAAAATCCCTGACAAAGGTGGATAATCTG GAAATGAGGGCAAAACAGCTGATTCCAGTGGACCACTTACCCACAATCTTTGAGAGCCATGATGAGGTGTGTCATGATACTCTGTGCACTAAAGATGCAGGACTCAACAGTGGCTGCCATCCTCCTCAAACCCAAGATGACTACCTGAAATCTATCTGTCAGCTGGCACAGCCCACATTCCTCTTCGGCATGTCATCAAAAACCCAGAACTCGAGTTATGTAAATACTTTGCTCAGCACTCCAAAACAGACCATCAGTCACAGGCATAATGCCAACCCTCCTTCTCCCGTATCCCTACCGAGAAGCAGCAGAAAAGGCAATCGCTTGTGTATATTGGCGGGTGCCTTCTCTGCAGACAGTATCACAACTGCAGTGAGCAGCAGTGAGACACTGGGTAGGAGCTCTGACCAATTTTCATGGCCCTTTCGCCGATCACTCAATAGAAGAAGTAACCAACAATTTCCACAGCAACATTTTCTTGCTCTTTATGGCCAGGAAGCCAAATGTTCCAGGAAAACTCACTGGCTCTCACTTGACCACGTGATCATGGAAGAAAGTTGTCTTCATGGAAAACAGCCATCATGCGACGATGGCAAGGCCTTATCAACAGGATGCTCTGCCAACATTACGCAAGGAAAGCTTGCATCTTCGGAACTCTTTGCATATCCCTGGTAA
- the LOC125467491 gene encoding uncharacterized protein LOC125467491 isoform X2: MISLLLDVSKSLTKVDNLEMRAKQLIPVDHLPTIFESHDEVCHDTLCTKDAGLNSGCHPPQTQDDYLKSICQLAQPTFLFGMSSKTQNSSYVNTLLSTPKQTISHRHNANPPSPVSLPRSSRKGNRLCILAGAFSADSITTAVSSSETLGRSSDQFSWPFRRSLNRRSNQQFPQQHFLALYGQEAKCSRKTHWLSLDHVIMEESCLHGKQPSCDDGKALSTGCSANITQGKLASSELFAYPW; encoded by the exons ATGATTTCCTTGCTCCTCGATGTGTCAAAATCCCTGACAAAGGTGGATAATCTG GAAATGAGGGCAAAACAGCTGATTCCAGTGGACCACTTACCCACAATCTTTGAGAGCCATGATGAGGTGTGTCATGATACTCTGTGCACTAAAGATGCAGGACTCAACAGTGGCTGCCATCCTCCTCAAACCCAAGATGACTACCTGAAATCTATCTGTCAGCTGGCACAGCCCACATTCCTCTTCGGCATGTCATCAAAAACCCAGAACTCGAGTTATGTAAATACTTTGCTCAGCACTCCAAAACAGACCATCAGTCACAGGCATAATGCCAACCCTCCTTCTCCCGTATCCCTACCGAGAAGCAGCAGAAAAGGCAATCGCTTGTGTATATTGGCGGGTGCCTTCTCTGCAGACAGTATCACAACTGCAGTGAGCAGCAGTGAGACACTGGGTAGGAGCTCTGACCAATTTTCATGGCCCTTTCGCCGATCACTCAATAGAAGAAGTAACCAACAATTTCCACAGCAACATTTTCTTGCTCTTTATGGCCAGGAAGCCAAATGTTCCAGGAAAACTCACTGGCTCTCACTTGACCACGTGATCATGGAAGAAAGTTGTCTTCATGGAAAACAGCCATCATGCGACGATGGCAAGGCCTTATCAACAGGATGCTCTGCCAACATTACGCAAGGAAAGCTTGCATCTTCGGAACTCTTTGCATATCCCTGGTAA